A genomic segment from Chitinophagaceae bacterium encodes:
- the atpC gene encoding ATP synthase F1 subunit epsilon: MTLEILTPERKVFSGDVYGVQLPGIDGLFEVLDKHAPLVSALKSGKMKILKDKNTGQQFNIQSGFVEVLANKTTVLVEGAEEI; the protein is encoded by the coding sequence ATGACATTAGAAATTCTCACCCCCGAACGCAAAGTTTTTAGCGGCGATGTATATGGCGTACAATTGCCGGGTATTGACGGGTTGTTTGAAGTATTGGATAAACACGCCCCACTTGTAAGCGCCTTAAAAAGCGGCAAAATGAAAATTTTGAAAGATAAAAATACCGGCCAGCAGTTTAATATCCAAAGCGGCTTTGTAGAAGTATTGGCAAATAAAACTACCGTGCTGGTAGAAGGAGCGGAAGAAATTTAA
- a CDS encoding F0F1 ATP synthase subunit beta, with amino-acid sequence MANTGKIKAIIGAVVDVQFDSDSKLPEIFNALEVDRGESGKLVLEVQQHLGEDSVRTIAMDGTEGLVRGMKVVDTGKAIAMPTGEAIRGRLFNVTGDPIDGLPAVSKENGRPIHAKPPIFENLSTASEVLFTGIKVIDLIEPYAKGGKIGLFGGAGVGKTVLIQELINNIAKAYSGVSVFAGVGERTREGNDLMREMIEAGIMNYGDKFKHSMEEGGWDLDAVDMNGLKDSKATFVFGQMNEPPGARARVALSGLTVAEYYRDGDGQGQGKDILFFVDNIFRFTQAGSEVSALLGRMPSAVGYQPTLATEMGLMQERITSTKNGSITSVQAVYVPADDLTDPAPATTFAHLDATTVLSRKIADLGIYPAVDPLDSTSRILTRQIVGDEHYNCANRVKLILQRYKELQDIIAILGMDELSDEDKLVVFRARKVQRFLSQPFFVAEAFTGLKGVLVPIEETIRGFNAIMDGEVDEYPEAAFNLVGTLDDAIEKGKKLMAAAQA; translated from the coding sequence ATGGCCAATACAGGTAAAATTAAAGCAATTATCGGCGCTGTGGTGGACGTACAGTTTGATAGCGATTCAAAACTTCCTGAAATTTTTAATGCCCTCGAAGTGGACCGTGGCGAAAGCGGCAAGTTGGTGCTTGAAGTACAGCAGCATCTTGGCGAAGACAGCGTACGTACCATTGCCATGGATGGAACGGAAGGCCTGGTGCGTGGCATGAAAGTGGTAGATACCGGCAAAGCTATTGCTATGCCTACAGGAGAAGCCATTCGTGGCCGCCTGTTTAATGTTACCGGCGACCCTATTGATGGTTTGCCTGCGGTAAGCAAAGAAAATGGCCGGCCCATACATGCAAAACCACCCATTTTTGAAAACCTGAGTACGGCATCGGAAGTTTTATTTACCGGCATTAAAGTAATTGACCTTATTGAACCTTATGCCAAGGGTGGTAAAATTGGTTTGTTTGGTGGCGCTGGTGTGGGTAAAACCGTATTAATACAGGAGTTAATCAATAATATTGCCAAAGCTTACAGTGGTGTATCAGTATTTGCCGGAGTGGGCGAACGTACCCGTGAAGGGAACGACCTTATGAGGGAAATGATAGAAGCGGGTATTATGAATTATGGCGATAAATTTAAGCACAGCATGGAAGAAGGTGGCTGGGATTTGGATGCCGTGGATATGAATGGTTTAAAAGACTCCAAAGCAACCTTTGTTTTTGGCCAAATGAACGAACCACCCGGAGCCCGTGCCCGTGTGGCATTAAGCGGGTTAACCGTTGCTGAATACTACCGTGATGGCGACGGACAAGGCCAGGGAAAAGACATTTTGTTTTTCGTAGACAATATATTCCGGTTTACACAGGCAGGTTCCGAAGTATCGGCGCTGCTTGGCCGTATGCCTTCTGCCGTGGGTTACCAGCCAACGCTGGCTACCGAAATGGGACTGATGCAGGAGCGTATTACCTCTACAAAAAATGGTTCTATCACTTCGGTGCAGGCGGTGTATGTACCTGCGGATGATTTAACCGATCCGGCGCCGGCAACAACCTTTGCTCACCTGGATGCAACAACGGTACTGAGCCGTAAAATTGCAGATTTAGGTATTTATCCTGCGGTAGATCCTTTGGATTCTACTTCAAGGATTTTAACCCGGCAAATTGTAGGAGATGAGCATTATAATTGCGCCAACAGGGTAAAATTAATTTTACAACGCTATAAAGAGTTACAGGATATTATTGCCATATTGGGTATGGATGAATTGAGTGATGAAGATAAACTCGTTGTGTTCCGTGCACGCAAAGTGCAGCGTTTCCTTAGCCAGCCGTTTTTTGTGGCCGAGGCATTTACCGGTTTAAAAGGTGTGTTGGTTCCCATTGAAGAAACTATACGTGGCTTTAATGCCATTATGGATGGTGAAGTAGATGAATACCCCGAAGCAGCATTTAACCTGGTAGGAACATTGGACGATGCAATAGAAAAAGGTAAAAAATTGATGGCAGCAGCGCAGGCTTAA
- a CDS encoding helix-turn-helix transcriptional regulator: protein MDFGSKLKSIRKLNNLSQEQMADLLFTTQGNYSQYENNNRVPSLDLLKRLIDQFDLDANWLLSGSTEQVVNFNDNSSCNIVSLKTENFNHPYDHFEQLQKKVDDILTIISKNTK, encoded by the coding sequence ATGGATTTTGGTTCAAAATTAAAGTCAATCCGTAAGCTTAACAATTTAAGCCAGGAACAAATGGCTGATTTATTATTTACAACGCAAGGAAATTATAGCCAATACGAAAACAATAACAGGGTGCCTTCTTTAGATTTACTAAAACGATTAATTGATCAATTTGATTTAGACGCCAATTGGCTACTTTCTGGAAGTACTGAACAGGTAGTTAACTTTAATGATAACAGTTCCTGCAATATTGTTTCATTAAAAACCGAAAATTTTAATCATCCTTATGATCATTTTGAGCAATTACAGAAAAAAGTAGATGATATATTGACTATTATTTCTAAAAATACAAAATAA
- a CDS encoding DUF4221 family protein, whose product MKISKLVIILLLTISCNNTVSLKLENSNYLNFQDSIKIKLDSLTFNNSDNIQLQDSVLMIKNEVINSLTFLDFRGNVLAYHDFSEMKEKLHKFNIDGAWFTSLDSIYVFTSKYKMIYLFNNKEVCIDSLSTTNDSIKIKLLPHIYISTIQQPYVYEKSIYTSGFSFGEGKEIADSNRFVVRELKKDTSDYLVNYPPDYADIDWGGIYYRMVYSCIANDSLMYISFPASDFIAILNLNTKKVKYQNLYPQINKLLKPFHGDLIISAKDNFKRAKHYYGQYSFKGIIYDKYRKVFHRFLLEPANQKDIKNGKLGMQRKIILTYNNKLQYLGFTELNESVSSSTFFVTKKGLLIKNESYQNDEDNLYFYLYSHRNDN is encoded by the coding sequence ATGAAAATTAGCAAACTGGTCATTATTCTACTTTTAACTATTTCATGTAATAATACCGTCAGTTTAAAATTAGAAAACTCAAATTATTTAAATTTTCAAGACAGTATTAAGATAAAATTGGACTCATTAACATTTAACAATTCAGATAATATACAGCTACAGGATTCCGTACTTATGATAAAAAATGAAGTGATAAATTCATTGACTTTTTTAGATTTTAGAGGAAATGTATTGGCATATCACGACTTTAGTGAAATGAAAGAGAAGTTGCATAAATTCAATATAGATGGAGCATGGTTTACATCTCTTGATTCAATTTATGTATTTACATCAAAGTATAAAATGATTTACCTTTTTAATAATAAAGAGGTTTGTATAGATAGTCTCTCAACAACAAATGATTCTATTAAAATCAAGTTACTGCCACATATTTATATTTCTACGATTCAGCAACCCTACGTTTATGAAAAATCAATTTATACTTCAGGTTTTTCCTTTGGGGAAGGAAAGGAAATTGCGGATTCAAATAGATTTGTCGTAAGAGAACTTAAAAAAGACACGTCAGATTACTTAGTAAATTATCCTCCGGATTACGCTGATATTGATTGGGGAGGCATATATTATAGGATGGTATATAGTTGTATTGCGAATGATTCTTTAATGTACATCTCATTTCCGGCAAGTGATTTTATAGCAATATTAAATCTTAATACTAAAAAAGTAAAATATCAAAATTTATATCCTCAAATTAATAAATTATTAAAACCATTTCATGGAGATTTGATTATTTCAGCAAAAGATAACTTTAAAAGAGCAAAACATTATTACGGGCAATACTCATTTAAAGGGATAATTTATGATAAATATAGAAAAGTTTTTCACAGATTTTTACTTGAACCTGCTAACCAAAAAGATATTAAAAATGGGAAACTTGGTATGCAAAGGAAAATAATACTTACTTATAATAATAAGTTACAGTATTTGGGATTCACAGAATTAAATGAATCAGTTTCAAGTTCAACTTTTTTTGTTACAAAAAAAGGGCTATTAATAAAAAATGAAAGCTATCAAAATGATGAAGATAATCTCTATTTTTATCTGTATTCACATAGGAATGATAATTAG
- a CDS encoding NTP transferase domain-containing protein yields the protein MEFAILAAGEGSRLANEGLTTPKPLVQLNGIPLLQRLIHTFEANHASKIHVIVNAYSHAVAAFVKSFPATVPINLLVKTTESSLHSFFELLPFIEGDKICLTTVDTVFDPVEFSGYIAAFISDNKTDALMAATSFVDDEKPLFIQTTGNHTITGFFDRKEVNCNMVSGGIYCLRRPVFSTVTNAVNNGVTRMRNLQRILVKEGFAIKAFPFSKIIDIDHVQDIATAENWLHSTKHLH from the coding sequence ATGGAATTTGCAATATTAGCAGCCGGGGAAGGATCGAGATTGGCAAATGAAGGTTTGACAACGCCAAAACCATTGGTGCAACTTAATGGCATACCATTATTGCAAAGGCTTATCCATACATTTGAAGCCAACCATGCAAGTAAAATTCATGTAATTGTAAACGCTTACTCCCACGCTGTTGCAGCATTTGTAAAAAGTTTTCCCGCTACTGTTCCCATAAACCTGCTGGTAAAAACTACCGAAAGTTCTTTGCACAGTTTCTTTGAGTTATTGCCTTTTATTGAAGGCGATAAAATTTGCCTTACAACGGTGGATACTGTTTTTGACCCTGTAGAATTTTCAGGATATATTGCTGCATTTATCAGCGATAATAAAACCGATGCATTAATGGCGGCAACTTCGTTTGTTGATGATGAAAAACCATTGTTTATTCAAACTACGGGCAACCATACTATTACCGGTTTTTTTGACCGTAAGGAAGTAAACTGCAACATGGTTTCCGGCGGTATTTATTGCCTTAGGAGGCCTGTTTTTTCAACGGTAACCAATGCAGTAAACAATGGCGTTACGAGAATGCGTAACCTGCAACGTATTTTAGTAAAAGAAGGTTTTGCAATAAAAGCATTTCCTTTTTCTAAAATAATTGATATAGACCATGTGCAGGATATTGCTACTGCTGAAAACTGGCTACATTCAACAAAGCATTTACATTAA
- a CDS encoding HAD family hydrolase has translation MLWEMYQRYRVPVSKEVFRQAYTFGEKSLAINPLIKPGHNFLDVLQIKVKCQFNYLFAEGQLKENTDNFSEEIKNIAGDCNNYAMHIINAAKPVLEQLSERYPLILVSNFYGNLHTVLREFGIIHFFKSIVESAVVGVRKPSPEIFSLGVKALNLLPEECVVIGDSYSKDIAPGHAAGCHTIWLKETGWGDDPEDTTLANNVITTFEDLLKLL, from the coding sequence TTGTTGTGGGAAATGTACCAGCGTTACCGGGTGCCAGTTTCCAAAGAAGTGTTCCGCCAGGCTTATACTTTTGGCGAAAAATCTTTGGCTATAAACCCGTTGATAAAACCGGGCCATAATTTTTTAGATGTTTTACAAATTAAAGTAAAATGCCAGTTTAATTACTTGTTTGCCGAAGGCCAGCTTAAAGAAAACACCGATAATTTTTCGGAAGAAATAAAAAATATAGCCGGTGATTGCAATAACTATGCTATGCATATCATAAACGCTGCAAAACCTGTACTGGAGCAACTTTCAGAAAGGTATCCTCTGATTTTAGTGTCTAATTTTTATGGAAATTTACACACTGTATTAAGGGAATTTGGCATCATCCATTTTTTTAAAAGTATTGTAGAATCGGCCGTAGTGGGTGTAAGAAAACCCAGCCCGGAAATTTTTTCGTTGGGTGTAAAAGCCTTAAACCTTTTGCCCGAAGAATGTGTGGTAATTGGCGATTCGTACAGTAAAGATATTGCTCCCGGCCATGCTGCAGGCTGTCATACTATTTGGTTAAAAGAAACCGGCTGGGGCGACGACCCGGAAGATACTACGCTAGCCAATAACGTAATTACAACATTTGAAGATTTACTAAAACTGCTATAG
- a CDS encoding CDP-alcohol phosphatidyltransferase family protein, with protein sequence MEKEKITFESTLKSSDTEETIDIYFYRPIGFRIALLCRYLGITPNPVTIASIFIGVAAGILFYYENFTLSYIGIGLLIFANALDSADGQLARMTNNKSRLGRILDGLAGSFWFITIHIALCLRLQNQGWTEAIWILGVLSGLSHMIQAQQADYYRNIHLFFIKGKTGSEQDNSEDLNKELSKLSWAKNFGQKLLLSFYRNYTKQQELLSPQLQKLMKLIKSRFPNELPDWLATEFREKNKPLMKYTNIVQFNTRAIFLFFCLISNKLYWYFLFDLIVLNGIMLYMIMQQEKLSKYFYNKLQAQKN encoded by the coding sequence ATGGAGAAAGAAAAAATAACATTTGAATCAACCCTCAAATCTTCGGATACAGAAGAAACCATTGATATTTATTTTTACCGCCCTATAGGTTTTAGAATTGCTTTGCTTTGCCGTTACCTGGGCATTACGCCCAACCCGGTTACCATTGCCAGTATTTTTATTGGTGTAGCAGCAGGCATTTTATTTTATTACGAAAACTTTACGCTAAGCTATATTGGTATTGGCTTACTTATTTTTGCCAATGCTTTAGATAGTGCCGATGGACAACTGGCAAGAATGACCAACAACAAATCAAGGCTGGGCCGCATACTCGATGGGCTGGCAGGAAGTTTTTGGTTTATAACTATTCATATTGCGCTTTGCCTGCGTTTGCAAAACCAGGGCTGGACTGAGGCAATCTGGATATTGGGTGTACTTTCCGGCCTTTCGCACATGATACAGGCACAGCAGGCAGATTATTACCGCAACATCCATTTATTTTTTATTAAAGGAAAAACCGGGAGCGAACAGGATAACAGCGAAGACCTGAATAAAGAACTAAGCAAATTATCCTGGGCAAAAAATTTTGGGCAAAAATTATTGCTCTCTTTTTACCGCAACTATACAAAGCAGCAGGAACTATTATCGCCCCAACTGCAAAAATTAATGAAGCTCATTAAAAGCAGGTTCCCCAATGAATTGCCGGACTGGCTGGCTACAGAATTCAGGGAAAAAAATAAACCGTTAATGAAGTATACCAATATTGTGCAATTTAATACCAGGGCCATATTTTTATTTTTTTGCCTCATCAGCAATAAACTTTACTGGTATTTCCTCTTCGACCTTATTGTGCTTAATGGCATTATGCTGTATATGATAATGCAGCAGGAAAAACTGAGTAAATATTTTTATAATAAATTACAGGCACAAAAAAATTAA
- a CDS encoding carboxypeptidase-like regulatory domain-containing protein, which translates to MKLKVKAGVIFIFLLLFGIGFNTNAQTIVKGIVRDGMSKQALPMVSVVFQGSKGVASNEDGSFYIQTENTRQTTIVFSSSGYKTQKKTIEAGKEQVLNIELVPDPKALEKVVVKSSRKAKYSNKNNPAVELIKKVIDNKSNNRLHAYDFVQYEQYEKLDLALTNKPEKLMKSKLLKNYAFIMDNEDSMVLEGRSIIPIYLEERLAKKYFRKEPYKNKTFLLGEKKVNFGEFFDSKGISAYLDKLYADIDIYSNNIAILATQFLSPIADAAPSFYRFYIRDTSVIDGVKVVQMYFTPRNINDLLFRGTMYITLDGNYAVQKINMTISKHANLNWTNELRINQDFEKGSDSRYHVSKSGMLAEFALTKKSAGSILGQRTVSYKNYLVNTPAPDSVYKGKDLVQSTDHQYADSFWTASRHVPLTVSEAKAYYNIDSLRNMKSYNKLIKVATLLFSGYWGLGGFDIGNTNTFYSFNDVEGFRARIGGRTTTNFSKRIYFEQYLAYGFKDEKFKGSVSGTFSLNNKSIYSYPLKYIKLTYQYDTKIPGRELQYVAEDNFFLSFKRGSNKMYFYNRSLKAEFVNEFGKNFTLNAGIKQLQQTPAGSITFKKGPVGNETIVNNITTTELSAELRWAPNEKFYQGKNYRTPIITKNPIFRLRYIAGIKGLFNGEYSFQNINLNISKRMYMAQAGYTDLIVEGGYVFGKVPFPLLTIHKANQTYAYQLSAYNLMNFMEFVSDKYAAANVDVYLNGFILNRVPLLRKLKLREVASVKILFGSLRDENNPGKKDDVLKFPVNENGILTTYNLNSGPYIEASVGIANIFKLVRVDLVRRLSYLNHPQVSEWGIRTRLRLDF; encoded by the coding sequence ATGAAACTAAAAGTAAAAGCAGGAGTGATTTTTATTTTTCTCCTGTTATTTGGTATTGGGTTTAATACAAATGCCCAAACTATTGTAAAAGGTATTGTACGGGATGGGATGTCAAAGCAAGCGCTTCCCATGGTAAGCGTGGTATTCCAGGGCAGCAAAGGAGTTGCCAGCAATGAAGATGGCAGCTTTTATATTCAAACGGAAAATACCAGGCAAACAACAATTGTATTTTCTTCATCCGGGTATAAAACCCAAAAGAAAACTATTGAGGCAGGTAAAGAACAGGTTTTAAATATTGAATTGGTGCCTGACCCTAAAGCTTTGGAAAAAGTAGTGGTAAAATCCAGCCGCAAAGCAAAATATTCCAATAAAAATAATCCTGCTGTAGAACTTATAAAAAAGGTAATTGATAATAAAAGCAATAACCGCTTGCATGCTTATGATTTTGTTCAATATGAGCAATACGAAAAACTGGACCTCGCCTTAACCAATAAGCCTGAAAAATTAATGAAGAGCAAGCTGCTCAAAAATTATGCTTTTATAATGGATAATGAGGACAGTATGGTGCTTGAGGGCCGCTCCATTATACCCATTTATCTTGAAGAGCGCCTGGCTAAAAAGTATTTCAGAAAAGAGCCGTATAAAAACAAAACGTTTTTACTGGGCGAAAAGAAAGTAAATTTTGGTGAGTTTTTCGATAGCAAAGGAATAAGTGCATATTTAGATAAACTCTATGCCGATATTGATATTTACTCCAACAATATTGCCATTTTAGCCACGCAATTCCTTAGCCCTATTGCCGATGCAGCGCCCTCTTTTTACCGGTTTTATATAAGGGATACTTCGGTAATTGATGGGGTGAAAGTGGTGCAAATGTATTTTACCCCAAGAAACATTAATGACCTTCTTTTTAGAGGAACCATGTATATTACTTTGGATGGAAATTATGCCGTACAAAAAATTAACATGACCATCAGCAAACATGCCAATCTAAACTGGACAAATGAATTACGCATTAACCAGGATTTTGAAAAAGGATCGGATAGCCGGTACCATGTTTCCAAAAGTGGTATGCTTGCAGAGTTTGCACTCACCAAAAAATCGGCAGGCAGCATTTTGGGGCAACGCACCGTTTCGTACAAAAATTACCTGGTAAACACGCCTGCACCCGACAGTGTTTATAAAGGAAAAGATTTGGTGCAAAGTACCGATCATCAATATGCCGATAGCTTTTGGACAGCTTCCCGCCATGTTCCACTTACCGTTTCGGAGGCAAAAGCCTATTATAATATAGACAGCTTGCGCAATATGAAATCTTACAATAAGCTCATAAAAGTGGCAACACTTTTATTTTCCGGCTACTGGGGATTGGGCGGTTTTGATATAGGTAATACCAACACATTTTATAGTTTTAATGATGTAGAAGGTTTTAGGGCAAGGATAGGCGGAAGAACCACCACTAACTTTAGCAAGCGAATTTATTTTGAACAATACCTGGCCTACGGCTTTAAAGATGAAAAATTCAAAGGCTCTGTTTCGGGCACGTTTTCACTAAACAATAAATCTATTTATTCGTATCCCTTAAAATATATAAAACTTACGTATCAATATGATACTAAAATACCAGGAAGGGAACTGCAATATGTTGCAGAAGATAATTTTTTCCTTTCTTTTAAAAGAGGCTCAAATAAAATGTATTTTTATAACCGCTCTTTAAAGGCAGAATTTGTAAATGAATTTGGGAAAAACTTTACCCTTAATGCGGGTATAAAACAATTACAGCAAACACCGGCGGGCAGTATTACATTTAAAAAAGGCCCGGTAGGTAATGAAACTATTGTAAATAATATTACTACCACCGAACTATCGGCAGAACTGCGGTGGGCTCCCAATGAAAAATTTTACCAGGGAAAAAATTACCGTACGCCAATTATTACCAAGAACCCCATTTTCCGGTTAAGGTATATTGCCGGTATCAAGGGGCTCTTCAATGGTGAGTATAGTTTTCAAAACATAAACCTCAACATTTCTAAAAGAATGTACATGGCGCAGGCCGGTTATACCGATTTAATAGTAGAAGGCGGATATGTTTTTGGCAAAGTGCCTTTTCCCCTGCTCACCATACATAAAGCCAACCAAACGTACGCATACCAGCTTAGCGCTTACAACCTCATGAATTTTATGGAATTTGTAAGTGATAAATATGCAGCTGCCAATGTTGACGTATACCTAAATGGGTTTATACTGAATCGTGTGCCATTATTACGCAAACTTAAGTTGAGAGAAGTGGCAAGTGTAAAAATTTTATTTGGCAGCCTGAGAGATGAAAACAACCCGGGCAAAAAAGATGATGTACTAAAATTTCCGGTAAATGAAAATGGTATTTTGACAACTTATAACCTCAATAGCGGCCCATACATTGAAGCCAGTGTGGGTATTGCCAATATTTTTAAACTGGTAAGGGTAGATTTGGTAAGGAGGCTAAGCTACCTCAATCATCCGCAGGTAAGCGAATGGGGCATAAGAACGAGGTTACGGCTGGACTTTTAA
- a CDS encoding four helix bundle protein, protein MGMHRFRELKIGQRRMDLAENVYRVVAGFPTEEKYGLTPQLKRCAVSVPANISEGAGRAINKQFKFFLEVAMDSCNEVQTQMELAQRFGYVQPEQARY, encoded by the coding sequence ATGGGAATGCATAGGTTTAGGGAACTAAAAATAGGGCAACGAAGAATGGATCTTGCAGAAAATGTTTACCGGGTAGTTGCAGGGTTTCCAACTGAAGAAAAATATGGCCTTACTCCTCAATTAAAAAGATGTGCTGTTTCTGTACCAGCTAATATATCCGAGGGTGCAGGCCGGGCTATCAATAAGCAATTTAAATTTTTTCTTGAAGTGGCAATGGATTCCTGCAATGAGGTGCAAACGCAAATGGAGCTGGCCCAAAGGTTTGGCTACGTTCAGCCTGAACAGGCGAGGTATTAA
- a CDS encoding inositol-3-phosphate synthase: MKEQIAPAEGKLGILIPGLGAVATTFIAGVEAVKKGIAHPVGSLTQMGNIRLGKRTENRHPKINDFVPLAKLGDITFGGWDVYEDNVYEAAMHAKVLEQPLLDAVKPQLEAIKPMKAVFDKSYVSNLDGTNVKTAATKYDLAMQVIDDIENFKKQNNCSRVVMVWCGSTEKYISEADIHSSIEKFEAALKNNESLIAPSMIYAYAALKCGVPFANGAPNLTCDIPALIELAKKTNTPIGGKDFKTGQTLMKTIVAPGLFARSLGVRGWFSTNILGNRDGYVLDHPDNFKTKEVSKLSVLDEIFKPDNNQELYGDLYHKVRINYYPPHGDNKESWDNIDIFGWLNYPMQIKINFLCRDSILAAPIVLDLALFLDLAKRANMSGIQEWLSFYFKSPQTLEGLPPEHDIFKQLMKLQNTLRHIMGEDLITHLGLDYYQELVESL; encoded by the coding sequence ATGAAAGAACAAATTGCTCCCGCCGAAGGCAAACTAGGGATACTTATACCCGGCCTTGGTGCAGTAGCCACTACTTTTATTGCAGGTGTAGAAGCAGTAAAAAAAGGAATTGCCCACCCTGTAGGATCGTTAACACAAATGGGTAATATACGCCTGGGTAAAAGAACCGAAAACAGGCACCCCAAAATCAATGACTTTGTTCCCCTTGCCAAACTGGGTGATATAACTTTTGGCGGATGGGATGTATACGAAGACAACGTATATGAAGCAGCCATGCATGCCAAAGTGCTGGAGCAACCTTTACTCGATGCCGTAAAGCCCCAGCTGGAAGCCATAAAACCCATGAAAGCGGTTTTTGATAAATCTTATGTAAGCAACCTCGATGGTACCAACGTAAAAACAGCCGCAACTAAATACGACCTGGCCATGCAGGTAATTGATGATATTGAAAACTTTAAAAAACAAAATAACTGCAGCCGTGTGGTGATGGTTTGGTGCGGCAGTACCGAAAAATACATCAGTGAAGCAGACATACACAGCAGCATCGAAAAATTTGAAGCAGCTTTAAAAAATAATGAAAGCCTCATAGCGCCAAGTATGATTTATGCTTATGCTGCTTTAAAATGCGGCGTGCCTTTTGCCAATGGCGCACCCAATCTTACCTGCGATATCCCCGCTTTAATTGAACTCGCAAAAAAAACCAACACACCTATTGGTGGTAAAGATTTTAAAACCGGGCAAACCTTAATGAAAACTATTGTTGCGCCAGGCTTGTTTGCAAGGTCATTGGGCGTACGAGGATGGTTTTCTACAAATATTTTAGGCAACCGGGATGGTTATGTACTCGATCACCCCGATAATTTTAAAACCAAAGAAGTTTCAAAATTGAGTGTACTCGATGAAATTTTTAAGCCCGATAATAACCAGGAGCTTTACGGTGATTTATATCATAAAGTACGCATCAACTATTATCCTCCCCATGGTGATAATAAAGAAAGCTGGGATAATATTGACATCTTTGGATGGTTGAATTACCCCATGCAAATAAAAATAAATTTTCTTTGCAGAGATTCTATTTTGGCAGCGCCCATTGTGCTGGACCTTGCCCTGTTCCTCGACCTGGCAAAGCGTGCCAATATGAGTGGTATTCAGGAGTGGCTGTCGTTTTACTTTAAGTCACCACAAACTTTGGAAGGGTTGCCACCAGAGCATGATATTTTTAAACAATTAATGAAATTGCAAAATACTTTGCGCCACATAATGGGAGAAGATTTAATCACCCATCTTGGCCTGGATTATTACCAGGAGCTGGTAGAATCTTTATAA